One Rhinolophus sinicus isolate RSC01 linkage group LG06, ASM3656204v1, whole genome shotgun sequence DNA window includes the following coding sequences:
- the TMEM69 gene encoding transmembrane protein 69 encodes MLHFIQKFSRASLKMLKYPFTVGLGISRRIETLSLKPCLQQNFSPLFLRPWPFSSFPVCMSKTQYYHTSPCSFKKQKQEVLPSRPPKTITYLPDSPKPALYIILAGLIPFIAPPLVMVMTKSYIPILAFTQMAYGASFLSFLGGIRWGFTLSEGSPAKPDFLNLANSTAPVVFSWFAFLISDRLSEAIVTVIIGLGTALHIELFLLPHYPNWFKALRIVVTLVAFLSFVITLLVKVIYPEKGPKRPGKVE; translated from the exons ATGCTTCATTTCATCCAGAAGTTTTCTCGAGCATCTTTAAAG ATGCTGAAGTACCCTTTCACAGTTGGACTAGGAATCAGCAGGAGAATAGAAACACTTTCTCTTAAGCCATGTCTCCAGCAGAACTTTTCACCTTTGTTTCTGAGACCTTGGCCTTTCTCATCATTTCCAGTGTGTATGAGCAAGACACAATACTATCATACTTCCCCATGCAGTTTTAAGAAGCAGAAGCAAGAAGTACTTCCATCCAGGCCACCAAAAACCATCACTTACTTGCCTGACAGCCCGAAGCCAGCATTATACATAATTCTGGCAGGTCTAATCCCCTTCATTGCTCCACCACTGGTCATGGTAATGACAAAGAGTTATATCCCCATATTAGCTTTTACTCAGATGGCTTATGGAGCCAGTTTCCTATCTTTCTTGGGAGGGATCAGGTGGGGTTTTACTCTGTCAGAAGGTAGTCCAGCTAAACCAGACTTCCTCAATTTAGCTAATAGCACAGCTCCTGTTGTGTTTTCATGGTTTGCCTTCCTTATTTCTGACAGGCTCAGTGAAGCTATAGTAACAGTAATAATAGGTTTGGGGACAGCATTACATATTGAACTTTTTCTCTTGCCACATTACCCCAATTGGTTCAAAGCCCTGAGGATCGTAGTCACTTTAGTGGCCTTTTTATCATTTGTAATCACTTTACTAGTTAAAGTTATTTATCCAGAGAAAGGACCCAAGAGACCTGGTAAAgtagaataa
- the IPP gene encoding actin-binding protein IPP — MANEGHPKAGDSPFSSDKYAQLILAQINKMRNGQHFCDVQLQVGKETFKVHRLVLAASSPYFAALFTGGMKESSKDVVQILGIEAGIFRILLDFVYTGIVNIGVSNVQELIVAADMLQLTEVVNLCCEFLKRQIDPLNCIGIFQFSEQIACHDLLEFTENYIHVHFLEVQSGEEFLALTKDQLIKILRSEELSIEDEYQVFLAAMQWILRDLGKRRKHVVEVLDPIRFPLLPPQRLLKYIEGVSDFNLRVALQTLLKEYCEVCKSPKENKFCSFLQTSKVRPRKKARKYLYAVGGYTRLQGGRWSDSRALSCVERFDTFSQYWTTVSSLHQARCGLGVAVLGGMVYAIGGEKDSMIFDCTECYDPVTKQWTTVASMNHPRCGLGVCVCYGAIYALGGWVGAEIGNTIERFDPDENKWEVVGNMAMSRYYFGCCEMQGLIYVIGGISNEGIELHSFEVYDPLSKRWSPLPPMGTRRAYLGVAALNDCIYSVGGWNETQDALHTVEKYSFEEEKWVEVASMKVPRAGMCVVAVNGLLYVSGGRSSSHDFLAPGTLDSVEVYNPHSDTWTEIGNMITSRCEGGVAVL, encoded by the exons ATGGCTAATGAGGGCCATCCCAAGGCTGGTGATAGTCCTTTTTCATCAGATAAATATGCCCAACTCATCTTGGCCCAGATCAATAAGATGAGGAATGGACAGCATTTCTGTGATGTGCAGCTACAAGTTGGGAAGGAAACTTTTAAAGTTCATCGGTTGGTTTTGGCTGCCAGTAGTCCTTACTTTGCAGCTTTGTTCACTGGAGGAATGAAAGAGTCCTCAAAAGATGTTGTGCAGATTCTTGGAATTGAAGCTGGAATATTTCGAATACTTCTAGATTTCGTTTACACAG GTATAGTGAACATAGGTGTGAGTAATGTTCAGGAGTTGATTGTTGCAGCAGACATGCTACAGTTGACTGAAGTTGTTAATCTTTGCTGTGAATTTCTGAAACGACAAATTGATCCACTGAACTGCATAGGGATCTTTCAGTTCTCGGAGCAGATTGCCTGCCATGATCTTTTGGAATTCACAGAAAACTACATTCATGTCCATTTCTTGGAGGTTCAGAGTGGGGAAGAGTTCCTGGCACTTACGAAAGATCAGCTGATAAAAATTTTGCGAAGTGAAGAGCTCAGCATTGAGGATGAATACCAGGTGTTCTTAGCTGCAATGCAGTGGATTCTCAGAGAtcttggaaagagaagaaaacatgtgGTAGAAGTGCTAGACCCAATTCGATTTCCTTTATTACCTCCTCAGAGGCTTTTAAAGTACATAGAAG GAGTATCCGATTTTAATCTTCGTGTTGCGTTGCAAACACTTTTGAAAGAGTACTGTGAGGTATGCAAATCTCCCAAAGAGAacaagttttgtagttttctgcaaACATCTAAGGTACGACCTcggaagaaagcaagaaagtaCCTGTATGCAGTag GTGGATATACTCGGTTGCAGGGTGGTCGTTGGAGTGATAGCAGAGCCCTGAGCTGTGTAGAACGTTTTGACACCTTTAGCCAGTACTGGACCACTGTGTCTTCACTTCATCAGGCTCGATGTGGGCTGGGAGTAGCAGTTCTGGGAGGGATGGTCTACGCTATTGGAG GTGAAAAGGATTCAATGATTTTTGACTGTACTGAATGCTATGATCCAGTTACTAAGCAGTGGACAACTGTAGCTTCAATGAATCACCCCCGCTGTGgcttgggggtgtgtgtgtgttatggggCTATCTATGCTTTGG GTGGATGGGTTGGAGCTGAGATAGGGAACACCATTGAACGATTTGATCCTGATGAAAATAAATGGGAAGTAGTTGGCAACATGGCTATGTCACGCTACTACTTTGGGTGTTGTGAAATGCAAG GTTTAATTTATGTAATTGGAGGCATCAGCAATGAAGGAATAGAGCTTCATTCTTTTGAAGTTTATGATCCACTTTCCAAGCGTTGGTCTCCACTTCCTCCAATGGGAACCAGGAGAGCATATCTTGGGGTGGCTGCACTCAATGACTGCATCTATTCTGTTGGAGGATGGAATGAGACACAGGATGCTCTTCATACTGtagaaaaatattcctttgaaGAG GAAAAGTGGGTTGAAGTTGCCTCAATGAAAGTGCCTAGAGCAGGCATGTGTGTGGTGGCAGTCAATGGGCTTCTGTATGTTTCTGGAGGGCGATCTTCCAGCCATGATTTCTTGGCTCCTGGTACCTTGGACTCAGTTGAAGTTTATAACCCTCATTCAGATACATGGACAGAAATTGGTAACATGATCACTAGTCGTTGTGAAGGAGGTGTTGCTGTACTATGA